From one Coffea eugenioides isolate CCC68of chromosome 11, Ceug_1.0, whole genome shotgun sequence genomic stretch:
- the LOC113752131 gene encoding uncharacterized protein LOC113752131 translates to MFWNVRGVDNALTIARLRKLKRMHQVSLLAMCEPKAGRERLDFIRNRLGFRHAISNDESRIWVMYGQDYRCDLLVASHQFLALEVTHAVFRCSVVAVFVHASCASLDREALWQQLGEVCPQGMPAIFLGDFNVIVGANEKKGGRPFRARESEPFLSFMEGAELTDLGFSGSQFTWCNNRWGRARVWKRLDRVLVNQDWLSLGVNTTVAHLNRVASDHSPLLLSCSLAMGGAPKSFRFLDVWRSHADFHNVVRQAWEVECDGRPIRVLLAKLKAVKQALRTWNKETFGNIFDRVKEDEATVLALERSLEECPSGEGEFQLLRAQGALKMSLLWEAAYWRQNARFRWLREGDANSKFFHAQVKQQRARSFIHRMKDTNGVWTEEPSRIEEMATTFFADILSQPGHGPMDLSMLEVIPSVITVQDNMELQQFPTEEEVKAVVFQLDGGSSPGPDGFT, encoded by the coding sequence ATGTTTTGGAACGTCAGAGGAGTGGATAATGCTCTCACCATTGCACGTTTGAGGAAGTTGAAGCGGATGCATCAGGTTTCTTTGTTAGCGATGTGCGAACCAAAGGCGGGTCGCGAGCGGCTTGATTTTATTCGGAATAGGCTGGGTTTTCGTCATGCTATCTCCAACGATGAGAGTCGGATTTGGGTGATGTACGGGCAAGACTATAGGTGTGATTTGTTGGTCGCCTCACACCAGTTCTTGGCGTTGGAGGTTACACATGCTGTTTTCCGTTGCTCTGTTGTAGCGGTCTTTGTCCATGCGTCGTGTGCCTCTCTTGATAGGGAGGCGCTGTGGCAACAGTTAGGAGAGGTGTGCCCTCAAGGGATGCCGGCAATTTTTTTAGGGGATTTTAACGTCATTGTCGGGGCGAATGAAAAGAAAGGGGGTCGCCCATTTCGTGCTAGGGAGTCGGAGCCTTTCCTGAGTTTCATGGAGGGTGCTGAGTTAACAGATTTAGGGTTCTCTGGGTCTCAGTTCACCTGGTGCAATAATCGTTGGGGCAGAGCCAGGGTTTGGAAACGCCTGGACAGGGTACTCGTTAACCAGGATTGGTTGAGTTTAGGGGTGAACACGACGGTGGCTCATTTGAATAGGGTTGCCTCTGATCATTCCCCCTTGTTATTGTCTTGTTCTTTGGCCATGGGTGGGGCGCCTAAGAGTTTTCGTTTCTTGGACGTTTGGAGGTCACATGCGGATTTTCATAATGTAGTTCGTCAAGCGTGGGAGGTGGAGTGTGATGGGCGGCCCATTCGGGTTCTACTCGCGAAGTTAAAGGCGGTCAAGCAGGCTTTGCGTACATGGAATAAGGAGACATTTGGCAACATTTTTGACCGTGTCAAGGAAGATGAGGCAACAGTGTTGGCACTGGAACGCTCTTTGGAGGAGTGTCCCTCGGGGGAGGGTGAATTCCAGCTCCTCCGGGCGCAAGGGGCGCTCAAGATGTCCCTGTTATGGGAGGCCGCTTACTGGCGTCAGAATGCACGGTTTCGGTGGCTTAGGGAAGGCGATGCCAATTCCAAATTCTTCCATGCGCAAGTAAAGCAGCAGAGGGCTCGGTCTTTCATCCATCGGATGAAGGATACGAATGGGGTATGGACGGAAGAGCCCTCCAGGATTGAAGAGATGGCGACCACTTTCTTTGCGGACATTTTGTCGCAACCAGGACATGGGCCGATGGATCTTTCGATGCTAGAGGTTATACCTTCGGTTATCACTGTGCAAGATAACATGGAGCTCCAGCAGTTTCCGACGGAGGAGGAAGTCAAGGCTGTGGTTTTTCAACTAGATGGTGGTAGTAGTCCGGGTCCGGATGGTTTCACATGA